DNA sequence from the Neomonachus schauinslandi chromosome 16, ASM220157v2, whole genome shotgun sequence genome:
TGCCTGTGCTGGATGCTCAGACCTAAAGCATGGAACACCTCTCCCCCCGCCTCTGAATCAAGGACAGAACAAAACAGCTCTGCAGTAGTTGAAGGAATGCTACCATCTATGGATACTGCATggggaaagaatttcaaggaTCAAAGGGCTGTGGTTTACCATGAAGCAGTGCCAACTACAAATAAGGAAATGTCATAACCCccaggaaacaaaacaagagcACTCACTCAATGGATAAGTTGGACTTGAGATGTCCACTGCTCTTCTTTGCCTTGTAAGCTAAGCACAGGAGAAGTCACCTCAGTTCCGTTTCATTGTTCCCCTTTTTtgagccctccctcctcccccaaaatgTAACAGCAAGCTGACAAATTTAGTCTCCTGTGAAGTTGACATTGGCCATACCTAAActcccatcttctctctctgcagCTGGCCCTCCAGCTCTTTTCCTGCAGTACACTGACAGTGAGGTACCCCAGCTCTGCAGACTCCGTAGCCTTTTATCAAAGGCTTTGCGCACAGCTGAGGAGGAGAAGTAGAAAATCAAGGGGTCGACACAAGCATTGAGAGCACTGAGCAACACCACGCACACCCTCCAGGGTTCACTCTTTCTCTGGACAAACCCCACCACATGAGACACATTATAAGGCCCAAAGCAGACCAGGAAGTTGAAGAGGGTCACAGCGGCCAGCCCCATGGCTCTCCAGCACTTCTGCGTTCCCACTTGGGGTCTGGAGAGCATGATATGCACAAAGCACCTTAGCAGAAGATGGTGACCACCATGGGGATGAAGAAGAGGACAAGACACAGCTCTAGTCGCACAGGAAGCAACACGTTCAGCTGATTTGTGGTGAAGTTCTCATAGCAGACAGGGAGGCCTTTGGCATCACCCCCCACGTTGTCAGTTGGTAAGTAGTGGATGATGATCACAATGCTGCAGTGTCCGAAGGACAAGAGGCAGGAGACCAGAGAGGCGATCACTCCATACACGGGCTTGCGGGACAGCTTGTACTGCACGGGGAAAGACACACTGCGGTAGCGCTCGATGCTGATGCCCATCAGGAGCCACATGCTGTAGTAGATGCTGCT
Encoded proteins:
- the LOC110590129 gene encoding LOW QUALITY PROTEIN: free fatty acid receptor 2-like (The sequence of the model RefSeq protein was modified relative to this genomic sequence to represent the inferred CDS: inserted 1 base in 1 codon) — its product is MAPNPQNSVLLSVYIIYFLTGLPANLLALRAFVGQVRQPHPAPIHILLLSLTLADLLLLLLLLLPFKMIEAAYNFHWPLGDALCAVTGFGFYSSIYYSMWLLMGISIERYRSVSFPVQYKLSRKPVYGVIASLVSCLLSFGHCSIVIIIHYLPTDNVGGDAKGLPVCYENFTTNQLNVLLPVRLELCLVLFFIPMVVTIFCXRCFVHIMLSRPQVGTQKCWRAMGLAAVTLFNFLVCFGPYNVSHVVGFVQRKSEPWRVCVVLLSALNACVDPLIFYFSSSAVRKAFDKRLRSLQSWGTSLSVYCRKRAGGPAAEREDGSLGMANVNFTGD